The region GCGCCTGCTGTTCCAGCTTGAGCTGAATGATGCGTCGGTCGAGTCGGTCCAGCTCTTCCGGTTTCGAGTCAATCTGCATACGAATGCTCGAAGCCGCTTCATCAATAAGGTCGATCGCTTTATCCGGCAGCTGGCGATCGGCGATATAACGATGTGAAAGCGTCGCCGCCGCAACGATAGCCGGGTCAGTGATCTGCACGTGGTGGTGCAGTTCATAGCGCTCTTTCAGACCACGCAGGATCGCGATGGTATCTTCAACGCTTGGCTCAGCAACAAACACTTTCTGGAAGCGACGTTCCAGCGCAGCATCTTTCTCAATGTACTGACGATACTCGTCAAGCGTGGTGGCACCAACGCAGTGAAGTTCACCACGCGCCAGCGCAGGTTTCAGCATGTTCCCGGCATCCATCGCGCCGTCCGCTTTACCCGCACCGACCATAGTGTGCAGTTCGTCGATAAACAGGATAACGTTGCCTTCCTGCTTCGCCAGATCGTTAAGCACCCCTTTGAGACGCTCTTCGAACTCGCCGCGGTATTTCGCACCGGCCACCAGCGCGCCCATATCCAGCGCCAGTACGCGGCGGCCTTTCAGGCCTTCCGGCACTTCTCCGTTGACGATACGCTGCGCCAGCCCTTCAACAATGGCGGTTTTACCGACACCCGGTTCACCAATCAGCACCGGGTTGTTCTTGGTACGACGCTGCAGTACCTGAATCGTACGGCGAATTTCTTCATCACGGCCGATAACCGGGTCAAGTTTGCCCTGTTCAGCACGCTCGGTCAGATCGACCGTAAATTTCTTCAAAGCCTGACGTTGGTCTTCGGCTCCCTGATCGTTCACGCTTTCACCTCCGCGCATTTTCTCAATCGCCTGAGTCACATTGGCGGTGGTCGCACCGGCAGATTTCAGCAGGTCGGTCAAGGTACCGCGTGATTCAAGCGCCGCCAGAACAAACAGCTCTGACGAAATAAAGTTGTCCCCACGTTTTTGCGCCAGCTTGTCGCAAAGATTCAGCACGCGCACCAGATCCTGAGACGGCTGAACGTCGCCGCCGGTACCTTCTACCTGCGGTAAACGGCTCAGCGCCTGATCGATAGCGGTGCGTAACTGGCCAGCATTAATGCCAGCGGACGTTAATAAAGGACGTACCGATCCCCCTTCCTGATTCAGCAAGGCGCTCATTAAATGAAGAGGTTCGATAAACTGGTTGTCGTGCCCCAGTGCGAGGGACTGGGCATCGGCGAGAGCAAGCTGGAATTTATTAGTAAGACGATCCAGACGCATAACTCCTCCCATAACAGGTCAAATTTGCTACTGGAGATTAAATGAGGTCATCCCTCAATTATTCAAGGTTAATGACCTGAATTATGTGAAAAGAAAACGGCACGTACCGGATCGTCTTGATTCTTTAGGTTATATCAGCCAAATGAAACTTGCCATACGCCCCGTGGTCTTGTCGCGACGATAGGAGAAAAAATCACCCTTTTCGGTGAATGTGCAGCGATCGCCGCCGAAGATCTGCGTCACGCCAACGTTATTCAGACGTTGACGGGCGAGCTGGTAAATATCGGCCAGATATTTATCTCCCGAAGGCAGGAAGGCTTCAACCGCTTGCGGATCTTTTTCCATAAAGGCTTCGCGAACCTCTGGCCCTACTTCAAAAGCGCGAGGACCAATGGCCGGGCCAAGCCAGGCCATAATATTGGCTGGCTCATCGCTAAAGCAGGCGACAGTTTCTTCGAGCACGCCTTCACATAGACCACGCCAGCCCGCGTGTGCTGCTGCCACCTCGGAACCTGCACGGTTACAGAACAGAACCGGCAGACAATCGGCGGTCATCACGGCACAAACGGTTCCCGGAGTATTACTGTAAGAGGCATCAGCGCGTTTAGAAGCATAGGGTTCTCCCGTCAACTTCAGCACCGCGTTACCATGAACCTGTTCCAGCCAGACCGGTTTTGACGGCAAGTTCCCCGCAGCAAACAAACGTCTGCGGTTCTCTTCAACATGTTCCAGGTTGTCGCCACAGTGCGCACCGAGGTTCAAAGACTCCCACGCGCCCTGGCTAACACCGCCAATACGGGTTGAACTACAGGCGGCCACGCCAGCAGGCAATGGCCACTCCGGGACAATCAGTTTGGTCATAACCAGTCCACTTGATCCTTATGTTCTTCGAAATCAGCACGCATAGCGTCGATAAGATCCACCATATCCTGCGGGATAGGCGCATGCCACTCCATCTGAATACCGGTGATAGGGTGGTAAAGACGCAGCATGGTCGCGTGCAGCGCCTGACGATCGAATTTACGCAATACGCTGATGAACTCATCCGATGCGCCTTTAGGTGGACGCGGGCGGCCACCGTAGACCTGATCCCCTACCAGCGGATGGGTAATGTGGGCCATATGCACGCGGATCTGGTGAGTACGTCCGGTTTCCAGACGCAGACGCAGGCGCGTATGAATACGGAAGTGCTCCATAATGCGATAGTGCGTCACCGCCGGTTTACCCATCGGATGCACCGACATATGGGTACGTTTAGTTGGGTGACGGCTGATTGGCTCTTCCACCGTTCCGCCAGAGGTCATATGCCCAATGGCTACCGCTTCATACTCGCGGGTGATTTCGCGCAGCTGCAGCGATTCCACCAGACGGGTCTGAGCTGGAACGGTCTTCGCCACCACCATCAAACCGGTGGTGTCTTTATCCAGACGGTGCACGATGCCCGCGCGCGGGACATCCGCGATCGGCGGATAATAATGGAGAAGTGCGTTAAGTACCGTACCGTCAGGGTTTCCCGCCCCCGGGTGAACAACCAGGTCGCGCGGCTTGTTGATCACCAGAATGTCATCATCTTCATAGACGATGTCCAGTGGGATATCCTGCGGCTCGAAGCGGATTTCCTCTTCGATTTCAGCATTGATGGCGACAGCTTCCCCACCTAACACTTTCTCTTTTGGTTTGTCCCAGATCTTGCCGTTTACCAGCACGCGCTGGTCAAGGATCCATTCTTTTATGCGTGAACGCGAATAATCAGGGAACAATTCGGCCAAAGCCTGATCTAAGCGTTGACCGAGCTGATTTTCGGAGACTGTTGCGGTGAGTTCTACTCGTTGTGCCATAAACTGCTTCTTCGTTTAACGTTGGGTTTTACGGCTTTGCCGTTTAATATAGTGTGCTATTGTAGCTGGTCTTAATCGGGAGCAGGAACAGAGTTTCTCCCGGACAAACATTTGAGGAAAGTCAAAACGTCATGACGCGCATGAAATATCTGGTGGCAGCGGCCACGTTGAGCCTGGCTTTGGTGGGCTGCTCCGGTTCAAATGAACAGGTCCCTGACAATCCGCCGAATGAAATCTATGCGACTGCACAACAAAAGTTGCAGGACGGTAACTGGAAACAGGCGATAACGCAACTGGAAGCGTTGGATAATCGCTATCCATTTGGTCCGTATTCGCAGCAGGTACAGTTAGATCTCATCTACGCATACTATAAAAATGCCGATCTGCCGCTGGCTCAGGCAACCATCGATCGTTTCATGCGTCTGAACCCGACTCATCCTAACATCGACTACGTGATGTACATGCGCGGCCTCACCAACATGGCGCTGGACGACAGTGCGCTGCAGGGCTTCTTCGGCGTGGATCGTTCCGACCGTGACCCGCAGCATGCGCGTGATGCCTTCAATGACTTCTCCAAACTGGTGCGCGGCTATCCGAACAGTCAGTACGTGACTGACGCCACCAAACGTCTGGTGTTCCTGAAAGATCGTCTGGCGAAATATGAATACTCTGTAGCGGAATACTATACCCGTCGTGGCGCATGGGTTGCCGTGGTTAACCGCGTAGAAGGTATGCTGCGTGATTATCCGGATACTCAGGCAACGCGCGATGGCCTGAAGCTGATGGAAAATGCTTACCGTCAGATGCAGATGACCGCTCAGGCTGAAAAAGTGGCGAAAATCATCGCCGCGAACAGCAGCAACACCTGATATTGCCTCAATGCAAAACGGCAGCTCGAAGGCTGCCGTTTTTTTATTCATTTTAGCGCGTCGCTGAAGCGCTTAAGCCCCAACACATCCAGTCAACTATGGCCCCAATTTTTACCTTCGACAAGGTAAATCTCACTTCTTCCTGCCCAGCCTCACAAAAAAGATTCCCTGACAAAAACCGACAAAATAACGTGATCTAAATCACACATTTTGACATTAGGTCGGGTATGCTGGAATCACCAAGACGGAAAGACAAGAGGTAAAATTTATGACAATGAACATTACCAGTAAACAAATGGAAATTACTCCGGCAATCCGCCAGCACGTCGCAGACCGTCTCGCCAAACTGGATAAATGGCAAACTCATTTGATTAATCCACATATCATCCTGTCCAAGGAGCCTCAGGGTTTCATCGCTGACGCAACTATCAATACTCCAAACGGCCATCTGGTCGCCAGCGCAAAACACGAGGATATGTACACCGCTATTAACGATTTGATCAACAAGCTGGAACGGCAGCTCAATAAAGTGCAACACAAAGGTGAAGCCCGTCGCGCCGCAACATCGGTGAAAGACGCCAGCTTCGCGGAAGAAGTTGAAGAAGAGTAATCCTTTAAATTGAGTGTACCTCCAACGCGCCTTCGGGCGCGTTTTTTGTTTTTTATTGACAGGGTGAAAACAGTGCGGGTACTTTAACGGTATCAATCACAGGATGACTTTATGAAACTTACGCCGTTCTTCTTCGCATTCTTTTTTACCTTCCCCTGAACGGGAGGCGTTTCGTCGTGTGATAAAGAATGCGAAGACGAACAACAAGGCCTCCCACACCGGGGGGCCTTTTTTATTGATAACGATAAAATGAGACAGACAACACTATGACACCGGAAAACCCGTTACTGGATCTGCGAGTAAAAATCAGCGCGCTGGATGAGAAACTGCTGGCGCTGCTGGCCGAACGCCGCGCGCTTGCCGTTGAAGTGGGCAAAGCCAAGCTGGACTCCCATCGCCCGGTACGAGATATCGACCGCGAGCGCGATCTGCTGGAACGTCTCATTCAGCTCGGCAAAGCGCATCACCTCGATGCCCACTACATCACCCGGTTGTTCCAGCTCATCATCGAAGACTCCGTTCTCACTCAGCAAGCGTTACTCCAGCAGCATCTGAACAAAACCAATCCGCACTCTGCGCGTATCGCCTTCCTCGGTCCGAAAGGCTCTTATTCTCACCTGGCCGCCCGTCAGTATGCCGCACGCCATTTCGAAGAATTTATTGAGAGCGGCTGCGCGAAGTTTGCCGACATATTTAATCAGGTTGAGACCGGCCAGGCAGATTACGCCGTCGTACCGATTGAAAACACCAGCTCCGGTGCCATCAACGACGTCTACGATTTGCTGCAGCACACCAGCTTGTCGCTGGTTGGCGAGCTGACGATCCCTATCGATCACTGCGTGCTGGTCGCCGGCTCAACGGACCTGAGCAAGATCGAAACGGTCTACAGTCATCCACAGCCGTTCCAGCAGTGCAGCCAGTTCCTGAACCGCTATCCGAACTGGAAAATTGAGTACACCGAAAGCACCTCGGCGGCGATGGAAAAAGTGGCGCAGGCTAACTCCCCAACCGTCGCCGCGCTCGGCAGCGAAGCAGGCGGGGCGCTGTATGGTTTACAGGTGCTGGAACGCAACCTGGCAAACCAGACGCAAAATATCACCCGTTTCGTGGTGCTGGCACGCAAGGCAATCAATGTGTCTGACCAGGTGCCGGCCAAAACCACGCTGCTGATGGCGACCGGCCAACAGGCCGGTGCGCTGGTTGAAGCCCTGCTGGTGCTACGTAATCACAACCTGATCATGACCAGGCTGGAATCACGCCCAATCCACGGTAACCCATGGGAAGAGATGTTTTATCTTGATATCCAGGCCAACCTGGAATCTGCTTCCATGCAGAAAGCCCTGCGCGAACTGGGCGAGATCACGCGCTCCATGAAAGTGCTGGGCTGCTATCCGAGCGAGAACGTGGTCCCGGTTGACCCGGCTTAACGTTCGATAAACCGGCTTTTCTTCTTCCCTGCCACGCTCACCGGCAGGGTGAAGATGGCTCCGGAGAGCGGATACTTCGCCACCTCGTCCGCATCCATATTTTCCCGCGTGGTGGTAATAAACAGCGTTTTCATGTCATCGCCGCCAAAGCAGACCATCGTCGGGCAACGCACCGGCATGCGGTATTCTTCCAGCTGCTCCCCTTGCGGAGAAAAACGCGCAATACGCCAGCCGTCAAACAGCGCGCTCCAGTAGCAGCCTTCCACATCCATGGCCGCGCCGTCCGGTATCCCTTCGCCCTCTTTAAACTGACGAAACACCTCGCGCCTGCCGGGTTCGCCCTGCTCATCAAGCGGCGTTCGGTAAATAACGCCATTTGGCGTGTCTGAGGTAAACATCCATTGATTATCCGGGCTAAACGCTAAGCCGTTGTGGCCGTGAATATCGCACTGGATCACTTTCGGCGTCAGGTCGTTGTCGATGCGCATCAGCAGGGCACCGTTGTAATCTCCCGGCCCCCAAAACGTGCCCGCATAGAATCGCCCCAGAGAATCGGTGCCGCCGTCGTTAAAACGTGCGAGCTGCGGGTTAGAGGGGTTATCGCACACCTTGCGGCGCAGCAGGCCGTGTTTATCGGTCAGCCAGATACCCGTTCGCATCGCAACGATAAAACCACCCTGCTCTCGCAGCGCGAAACAACCCACCTCCTCATGGAATGAGAGCACGGTATGTTCTGCCGTCGGCAGATGATAGCGGTGGATCTCTCCTTCCAGAATATCGGCCCAGTAGAGCGCGTGTTCGTCGGCGCTCCACGTCGGGCATTCAGGCAAATGCCCGGTGTAATTCAACAGCAGCTGCGGTTCGGCCATGACAGTTCCCCAAAATGAAAAAAGCCAGCGATGCTGGCTTTCAGTATATACATCATCGCATTACTGGCGACTGTCATTTGCCTGGCGCAACAGCGTCCGGCTTTCACTCTGGAAACGCTGCGCGTAATCGCCAAACCAGTGCTCGACCTTGCGGAAGCTGTCGATAAACGCCTGCTTGTCTCCGTGCTCCAGCAGCGTAATGGCTTCACCAAACCGCTGATAGTAGCGCTTGATGAGCGCCAGGTTGTTCTCGGAGGACATAATAATGTCCGCGTAAAGCTGCGGGTCCTGAGCAAACAGGCGCCCAACCATCGCCAGCTCCAGACGATAGATAGGTGAAGAGAGCGCCAGCAGTTGTTCAAGCTGCACGTTCTCTTCCGCCAGATGCAGACCGTAGGCAAACGTCGCAAAGTGGCGCAGCGCCTGAATGAACGCCATGTTCTGATCGTGCTCGACCGCGCTGATGCGGTG is a window of Enterobacter cloacae complex sp. ECNIH7 DNA encoding:
- the yfiH gene encoding purine nucleoside phosphorylase YfiH, with the protein product MTKLIVPEWPLPAGVAACSSTRIGGVSQGAWESLNLGAHCGDNLEHVEENRRRLFAAGNLPSKPVWLEQVHGNAVLKLTGEPYASKRADASYSNTPGTVCAVMTADCLPVLFCNRAGSEVAAAHAGWRGLCEGVLEETVACFSDEPANIMAWLGPAIGPRAFEVGPEVREAFMEKDPQAVEAFLPSGDKYLADIYQLARQRLNNVGVTQIFGGDRCTFTEKGDFFSYRRDKTTGRMASFIWLI
- the rluD gene encoding 23S rRNA pseudouridine(1911/1915/1917) synthase RluD, which translates into the protein MAQRVELTATVSENQLGQRLDQALAELFPDYSRSRIKEWILDQRVLVNGKIWDKPKEKVLGGEAVAINAEIEEEIRFEPQDIPLDIVYEDDDILVINKPRDLVVHPGAGNPDGTVLNALLHYYPPIADVPRAGIVHRLDKDTTGLMVVAKTVPAQTRLVESLQLREITREYEAVAIGHMTSGGTVEEPISRHPTKRTHMSVHPMGKPAVTHYRIMEHFRIHTRLRLRLETGRTHQIRVHMAHITHPLVGDQVYGGRPRPPKGASDEFISVLRKFDRQALHATMLRLYHPITGIQMEWHAPIPQDMVDLIDAMRADFEEHKDQVDWL
- the bamD gene encoding outer membrane protein assembly factor BamD; this translates as MTRMKYLVAAATLSLALVGCSGSNEQVPDNPPNEIYATAQQKLQDGNWKQAITQLEALDNRYPFGPYSQQVQLDLIYAYYKNADLPLAQATIDRFMRLNPTHPNIDYVMYMRGLTNMALDDSALQGFFGVDRSDRDPQHARDAFNDFSKLVRGYPNSQYVTDATKRLVFLKDRLAKYEYSVAEYYTRRGAWVAVVNRVEGMLRDYPDTQATRDGLKLMENAYRQMQMTAQAEKVAKIIAANSSNT
- the raiA gene encoding ribosome-associated translation inhibitor RaiA; the encoded protein is MTMNITSKQMEITPAIRQHVADRLAKLDKWQTHLINPHIILSKEPQGFIADATINTPNGHLVASAKHEDMYTAINDLINKLERQLNKVQHKGEARRAATSVKDASFAEEVEEE
- the pheL gene encoding pheA operon leader peptide PheL → MKLTPFFFAFFFTFP
- the pheA gene encoding bifunctional chorismate mutase/prephenate dehydratase, with the protein product MTPENPLLDLRVKISALDEKLLALLAERRALAVEVGKAKLDSHRPVRDIDRERDLLERLIQLGKAHHLDAHYITRLFQLIIEDSVLTQQALLQQHLNKTNPHSARIAFLGPKGSYSHLAARQYAARHFEEFIESGCAKFADIFNQVETGQADYAVVPIENTSSGAINDVYDLLQHTSLSLVGELTIPIDHCVLVAGSTDLSKIETVYSHPQPFQQCSQFLNRYPNWKIEYTESTSAAMEKVAQANSPTVAALGSEAGGALYGLQVLERNLANQTQNITRFVVLARKAINVSDQVPAKTTLLMATGQQAGALVEALLVLRNHNLIMTRLESRPIHGNPWEEMFYLDIQANLESASMQKALRELGEITRSMKVLGCYPSENVVPVDPA
- a CDS encoding SMP-30/gluconolactonase/LRE family protein translates to MAEPQLLLNYTGHLPECPTWSADEHALYWADILEGEIHRYHLPTAEHTVLSFHEEVGCFALREQGGFIVAMRTGIWLTDKHGLLRRKVCDNPSNPQLARFNDGGTDSLGRFYAGTFWGPGDYNGALLMRIDNDLTPKVIQCDIHGHNGLAFSPDNQWMFTSDTPNGVIYRTPLDEQGEPGRREVFRQFKEGEGIPDGAAMDVEGCYWSALFDGWRIARFSPQGEQLEEYRMPVRCPTMVCFGGDDMKTLFITTTRENMDADEVAKYPLSGAIFTLPVSVAGKKKSRFIER